The genomic window GATAGGGTTTTAGATATTTATTGGCGAATTAAAGCTACGAAGATTGATAAAAAACAGCTGTTGGACGACCTGGAATTAATTCATCCGGGACCCATACAACATTTTCAAAATAGCTTTATCCGGAGTTTGCAGTTATGGAACAGATAATCCATATTAAAAGCCCTAAAACAGGAAAAGAGCTCTGGCAAGTTAGCGCCAATCTATTTACTGATGGAGAAGTGGAGTATCCTTATATTGACCGTATTTTATACATCCGGGATCAACCAAAATACAGGGATCAGGCAGTTGCACTATTAAAAGAAGATAAAATAACCGAGGCAACTGCTCTTTTACTAAGGGATCAAGATGCTTTTTCAAAACAAACGGCTCCAGATGTAAAAACGATTTGTGGTTTTTTAAAGGAAACCCCAACTTCACTGGCAGATGCTATGCAGTTCCTTAATTATGGACCAGTCGCTGATTATTTTAACGCTCGGTGGAGTAGCCCGACCTTTGTTTCAGGTTTGGCATTGATGCAACATATTTTAGATAAAAATAAAAAACACGTAGAGGTTGCTTGTGGTATCGGGCAGTTTTTAAAAATTGCTGAAAATAACCAGGTTCAGACGGTAGGAATGGATGTAGTTTTCTCTAAACTTTGGTTAGGGCGAAACTATCTAGGGCTAAAAGGAATATTAATTTGTACGGATATCAATGAAAATTATGAAATTACGATTGATCAACCCGTTTCTGCTCTCTGTCAGGATGCTTTATACTTTTTAGAACATAAAAATCAGGTTTTACAAAAAATCCGAAGCTTTTCCCAGTATACAACGGTAGCGGTAGGGCATTGCCATACGGATAAAGAGTTGGAGTACCCGAATGGTTTTCCGTTATCTTATGAACAGTACAAAGCCTTGATAACCAGAGAAAGTATTTGGATTACGGATCAAACCCTAATTAAAGCCTGGTTACAGGATTTAAAAATTGAAGAAAGTAACCATCCGGAAGTCTTGCAAAACGCAAAAGCTTTATCCTGGATAGAAGGAAGGATAAACGAAACTATTTTTCCGCTAACTCCGCCAGAAGCTCTACGGGTGAACCCATTATTGTCTTCTTCGGATTTTAAAGTAGAATGGCCTTCTGAAAGTTATAAAAAAGAATATGTTAAAGACTACGCTTACTTACTGGATACAGCTTCAAAACTGGATACGGCGGTAGATCTTTTTCAAGATAAACAACATTATTATAAAAATCGAATTTTAATAGAAACCACAGTATAATGAATACTTCTGTACGATTAGCAATTATTGGTTTCGGCTGGGTGGCACAGGATTATTTTTATCCGGCATTACAGCAAGTAGACGGTATGCAATTGGTTGCTATTTGTGATCCGTATACCCCTAAAGATTTAATTCCTGAAGGGGTCAATCTATACCGAAGTTTAGACCAAATGTTGGAAGATGAAAAGTTAGATGCTGTTTATATTGCTACCCCTAATAATCTACACGCCCGGCAGATTGCAGCCTGTACGCAACGACAACTTGCTATTTTATGCGAAAAACCTTTGGCGGCTAGCCTGGAAGACGCTTACCGAATATTAGAAAACGTTTCAAATGCTTCTATAACCTATCTATCCGCTTTTGATCAACGCTACCATCCGGCACATATTGCCATCAGGGATTTGATACAAAAAGGTAAAATAGGACAAGTTATCCAGGTACGTATTGATTATGCTTGCTGGTTAGATAAGGAATGGGCAGCTAACAACTGGCGTATCGATATGAACCAGGCTGGGGGTGGCGCTATAATTGACTTAGCTCCCCACGGAATGGATTTGGTTGAATATATCTTAAATCAGGAAATTGAAAAAATACAGGTATTGTTCCAAAGTTTGATTCAGGATTATGAAGTAGATGATGGCGGAGTGTTGAATTTCCAAACAGACGGGGGCGTGATCGGAAACTCACTAGTTGCTTATAACCGTAAAGAATCACTTCCGCGAAGACGGCTGGAATTTATAGGCACTCAAGGCATTTTATTAGCTGAAAATACGATGGGTCAGGATCCGGGTGGCACTTTACATTATATCAATGCAGAAGATGGTTCTCAAACACAAATTGAGTTTGATCAGCAGGCATCTCCTTTTACCCGTCAGGTTGAACATTTTAGGGATTGTATTTTAGAAAAAGAAGAAGTATGTAAAACCGTAGCACAAGATGTCAGGTTATTTGAACTGGTCATGAATTCGTTAAAAAAGGAGAATATATGTCTTTAACCCATTATGCATGTACCCACTGTGGAGGTTGGATTTTATGGTTTGATACT from Aquimarina sp. ERC-38 includes these protein-coding regions:
- a CDS encoding Gfo/Idh/MocA family protein, producing the protein MNTSVRLAIIGFGWVAQDYFYPALQQVDGMQLVAICDPYTPKDLIPEGVNLYRSLDQMLEDEKLDAVYIATPNNLHARQIAACTQRQLAILCEKPLAASLEDAYRILENVSNASITYLSAFDQRYHPAHIAIRDLIQKGKIGQVIQVRIDYACWLDKEWAANNWRIDMNQAGGGAIIDLAPHGMDLVEYILNQEIEKIQVLFQSLIQDYEVDDGGVLNFQTDGGVIGNSLVAYNRKESLPRRRLEFIGTQGILLAENTMGQDPGGTLHYINAEDGSQTQIEFDQQASPFTRQVEHFRDCILEKEEVCKTVAQDVRLFELVMNSLKKENICL